A genomic window from Salvia miltiorrhiza cultivar Shanhuang (shh) chromosome 5, IMPLAD_Smil_shh, whole genome shotgun sequence includes:
- the LOC131026597 gene encoding late blight resistance protein R1-A-like — MAAYGAAASLKNTIQRILQSSRISLVSHSPQILQPAYDQMCRLQKLLRLLDKTSCSKIRTKVNAADELIKEAVWEFEDLLESHILPQILPQLESERDNLSFFVDLQSLQHRVDCFIEMMEMMEVEYFIEMLNMPEEEGEPISSRIDFGGINSKMVGLSDHIETARDYLLEGNNDNNYSIVGMAGVGKTTLAKHIFEDSSIRSHFELRAWVKVGRKCEFSELLRCILAQVDPHAYLMLAQRDGVDEAELVGILKERLSGKNCLIVWDDVWEEQAINSFTSCLQENNIVGSIRFLVTSRQLGFTGVYQRVRLLNLKESKKLLGEKVFGEEGFPLQLEELGEKIAKKCEGLPLMIVTVAELLSKADKTPEYWTEVLKQHSSVFVEAYNQISEVLFPSYDYLPQQFKMFFLYMGTFCRSTDMIFRGVLENLLSAEGFLERIGEESFEDFFAECLRRLCFWYHLVLNTTNIFSMYTEYRMHSCWQHLCKVEGSRIKFMHVLQSCDDAIKDKRRLCAHWNTLFCLKQVYNSIKSDCASTTRSLLFYGPYHPYPVPIHAMGFKLLSVLDADLVRFYHFPIAILKLVYLRYLALCCNGEFPPAISNLFQLKFLIIVRHMSIKKCGVQSYMPVQIWDMQELEHLMILGRDLPTPNTNDATLNKLLLLGGVSANSCRREVLERIPNLQRLFIYVELKPYDDDDETNPLSGLSYISQLQNLMLLGYMIRNPEIKHVLNTIPLSMFPSTLTALYLTGLGYPWKYMNDIGLQLPNLMKLVLRCYAFRGPEWEIESGSFLKLRELRIEDTDLVQWRPQRGSFPELNVVIMKHCYKLQQLNWSFDHSQIKEIGLVDCNPLAVACANQLKDKFSFELVVESSF, encoded by the coding sequence ATGGCTGCTTATGGTGCAGCGGCTTCTCTCAAGAATACGATTCAGCGTATTCTACAATCGTCTCGCATTTCTCTCGTTTCTCACTCTCCACAAATCTTGCAACCTGCCTACGACCAGATGTGTCGATTGCAGAAACTTCTGCGATTATTGGACAAGACCAGCTGCAGCAAGATCAGGACGAAGGTGAATGCTGCGGATGAACTCATCAAAGAGGCAGTTTGGGAATTCGAAGATTTACTCGAATCCCATATCTTACCTCAGATTCTTCCTCAACTCGAAAGCGAGAGAGACAACTTGTCATTCTTTGTAGACCTGCAGAGTCTGCAACACCGTGTTGATTGCTTCATCGAGATGATGGAGATGATGGAGGTAGAGTACTTCATTGAGATGTTGAATATGCCAGAGGAAGAAGGCGAACCTATTTCCTCAAGAATTGATTTTGGTGGAATCAACTCAAAGATGGTTGGATTATCTGATCATATTGAAACAGCAAGAGATTATCTTCTTGAAGGTAATAACGATAACAACTATTCGATTGTTGGGATGGCGGGTGTTGGAAAGACAACTCTTGCTAAACATATTTTTGAAGATTCATCAATTCGGAGCCATTTTGAGTTACGAGCATGGGTCAAAGTGGGCAGAAAATGCGAGTTCAGTGAACTATTACGATGCATTCTAGCTCAAGTGGATCCCCACGCTTACCTAATGCTTGCCCAAAGAGATGGTGTCGATGAGGCAGAATTAGTTGGAATCTTGAAAGAAAGATTGAGCGGCAAGAATTGTCTCATCGTGTGGGATGATGTTTGGGAGGAACAAGCAATAAATAGCTTCACAAGTTGCTTGCAAGAAAATAATATTGTTGGAAGCATTCGATTCTTGGTGACAAGTAGGCAACTAGGATTCACGGGGGTGTACCAAAGAGTGCGCTTGTTGAATCTAAAAGAGAGTAAGAAATTACTTGGTGAGAAAGTGTTTGGTGAAGAGGGTTTCCCTCTTCAACTTGAGGAACTAGGAGAGAAGATTGCCAAGAAATGTGAAGGTCTTCCTCTCATGATAGTCACGGTTGCAGAGCTCCTATCAAAAGCCGACAAGACCCCAGAATACTGGACTGAGGTACTCAAACAACATAGTTCAGTCTTCGTGGAagcatataatcaaatatcagaGGTACTTTTCCCAAGTTATGACTACTTACCCCAACAATTTAAAATGTTTTTTCTCTATATGGGAACATTCTGTCGATCTACTGATATGATCTTTCGAGGCGTTCTCGAAAATCTGTTGAGTGCTGAGGGGTTTCTTGAACGGATTGGAGAAGAAagttttgaagatttttttgCGGAATGCTTGAGACGTCTTTGTTTTTGGTATCATCTTGTTCTCAACACAACAAATATTTTCTCAATGTATACAGAGTATCGCATGCATTCTTGCTGGCAACACTTGTGTAAGGTAGAAGGCAGTAGGATCAAGTTTATGCATGTTTTACAAAGTTGTGATGATGCTATAAAAGACAAGCGTCGATTGTGTGCGCATTGGAATACTTTATTTTGCTTGAAACAAGTGTATAATTCGATAAAAAGTGATTGTGCATCCACTACCCGTTCTCTCCTTTTTTATGGTCCTTATCACCCATATCCAGTGCCAATACATGCCATGGGTTTCAAGTTGCTCAGTGTACTTGATGCTGATCTTGTCCGATTTTACCATTTCCCAATTGCAATTTTGAAACTAGTTTATCTACGGTACCTTGCCCTATGTTGCAACGGGGAGTTCCCTCCTGCCATATCCAACCTTTTTCAACTGAAATTCTTGATTATTGTACGTCATATGAGCATTAAAAAGTGTGGAGTTCAGTCATATATGCCTGTGCAAATTTGGGACATGCAAGAACTAGAGCATCTTATGATACTAGGAAGGGACCTACCAACTCCTAATACTAATGATGCTACCTTGAACAAACTGCTCCTTCTTGGTGGTGTGAGTGCAAACAGTTGTAGAAGGGAAGTTCTCGAAAGAATTCCTAATTTACAGAGATTATTCATTTATGTGGAGTTGAAGccttatgatgatgatgatgaaaccAACCCATTGAGCGGCTTGAGTTATATATCACAGCTCCAGAATTTGATGCTACTTGGTTATATGATCCGGAATCCCGAGATAAAACATGTGCTTAATACTATTCCTCTTTCAATGTTTCCATCAACTCTCACAGCTTTATATTTGACTGGGTTGGGGTATCCTTGGAAGTACATGAATGACATTGGTTTGCAGCTGCCGAATCTCATGAAACTCGTGTTACGATGTTATGCCTTTCGAGGCCCAGAGTGGGAAATAGAATCAGGGAGTTTCTTGAAACTTAGAGAACTTCGAATCGAGGACACCGATTTGGTGCAATGGAGACCTCAACGTGGAAGCTTCCCAGAGCTTAATGTTGTAATCATGAAGCATTGCTACAAATTACAGCAACTCAATTGGTCGTTTGATCATTCTCAGATCAAAGAGATTGGATTAGTTGACTGCAATCCTTTAGCTGTCGCTTGTGCCAATCAATTAAAAGACAAGTTTTCATTTGAACTTGTCGTGGAATCTTCTTTTTGA
- the LOC131026603 gene encoding late blight resistance protein R1-A-like, producing MAAYGAAASLKNTIQRILQSSRISLVSHSPQILQPAYDQMDRLQKVLLKLEETSCSKIRTKVNAADELIKEAVWEFEDLLESHVLPQILPQLQSERHNLSFSVDLQSLQHHVDCFVEMVKMMEEEYTNEMENMAEEEGEPISSRIDFGGINSKMVGLSDEFEKARDYLLEGNNNEPLSIVGMAGVGKTTLAKHIFEDSSIRSRFELRAWVKVGRKCEFNELLRCILAQVVAQRDDDDEAELVGILKERLSGKNCLIVLDDVWEEQAINRLTSCLQENNIVGSIRFLVTSRQLGFTGVWQRVRLLNLKESKKLLGEKVFGEEGFPLQLEELGEKIAKKCEGLPLMIVTVAELLSKADKTPEYWTEVLKQHSSVFVEAYNQISEVLFPSYDYLPQQFKMFFLYMGTFCRSTDMINPFILNNMLSAEGFLERIGEESFEDFFRECFRRLCFWYHLVLNTTNILSMSEECRVHSCWQHLCKVEGSRIKFLHVLQSCDDAIKDQRRLCAHWNTLFCLKQVYNSIKSDCASTTRSLICCGPHHPYPVPIHAMGFKLLSVLDAHQVRFYHFPIAILKLVYLRYLALCCNGEFPPAISNLFHLKFLIIERHMRIKKCGVQSYMPVQIWDMQELEHLVIPGRDLPTPNTDDATLNKLLFLGGVSANSCTREVLERIPNLKRLVIYVELKPYDDDDETNPLSGLSYISQLQNLITLGYVILNPEIKHVFNTIPLSMFPSTLTTLHLKGLGYPWKYMNDIGLRLPNLMKLVLQSYAFRGPEWEIESRSFLKLRELQIEDTDLVQWRPQRGSFPELAFVIMKHCYKLQQLNWSFDHSQIKSIGLDDCNPLAVACAIQLQDKFSFELAVESSF from the coding sequence ATGGCCGCTTATGGTGCAGCGGCTTCTCTCAAGAATACGATTCAGCGTATTCTACAATCGTCTCGCATTTCTCTCGTTTCCCACTCTCCACAAATCTTGCAACCTGCCTACGACCAGATGGATCGCTTGCAGAAAGTTCTGCTAAAATTGGAGGAGACCAGCTGCAGCAAGATCAGGACGAAGGTGAATGCTGCGGATGAACTCATCAAAGAGGCAGTTTGGGAATTCGAAGATTTACTTGAATCCCATGTCTTACCTCAGATTCTTCCACAACTCCAAAGCGAGAGACACAACTTGTCTTTCTCTGTAGATCTGCAAAGTCTGCAACACCATGTTGATTGCTTCGTCGAGATGGTGAAGATGATGGAGGAAGAGTACACTAATGAAATGGAGAATatggctgaagaagaaggcgagcCTATTTCCTCAAGAATTGATTTTGGTGGAATTAACTCAAAGATGGTTGGATTATCTGATGAATTTGAAAAGGCGAGAGATTATCTTCTTGAAGGTAATAACAATGAAcccctttcgattgttgggatGGCGGGTGTTGGAAAGACAACTCTTGCTAAACATATTTTTGAAGATTCATCAATTCGGAGCCGTTTTGAGTTACGAGCATGGGTCAAAGTGGGCAGAAAATGCGAGTTCAATGAACTATTACGATGCATTCTAGCTCAAGTGGTTGCCCAAAGAGATGATGACGATGAGGCAGAATTAGTAGGAATCTTGAAAGAAAGATTGAGCGGCAAGAATTGTCTCATCgtgttggatgatgtttgggagGAACAAGCAATAAATAGGTTGACAAGTTGCTTGCAAGAAAATAATATTGTTGGAAGCATTCGATTCTTGGTGACAAGTAGACAACTAGGATTCACGGGGGTGTGGCAAAGAGTGCGCTTGTTGAATCTAAAAGAAAGTAAGAAATTACTTGGTGAGAAAGTGTTTGGTGAAGAGGGTTTCCCTCTTCAACTTGAGGAACTTGGAGAGAAGATTGCCAAGAAATGTGAAGGTCTTCCTCTTATGATAGTCACGGTTGCAGAGCTTCTATCAAAAGCCGACAAGACCCCAGAATACTGGACTGAGGTACTCAAACAACATAGTTCAGTCTTCGTGGAagcatataatcaaatatcagaGGTACTTTTCCCAAGTTATGACTACTTACCCCAACAATTTAAAATGTTTTTTCTCTATATGGGAACATTCTGTCGATCTACTGATATGATCAATCCATTCATTCTCAACAATATGTTGAGTGCTGAGGGGTTTCTTGAACGGATTGGAGAAGAAagttttgaagatttttttagGGAATGCTTTAGACGTCTCTGTTTTTGGTATCATCTTGTTCTCAACACAACAAATATTTTGTCAATGTCTGAAGAGTGTCGCGTGCATTCTTGCTGGCAACACTTGTGTAAGGTAGAAGGTAGTAGGATCAAGTTTCTGCATGTCTTACAAAGTTGTGACGATGCTATAAAAGACCAGCGTCGATTGTGTGCGCATTGGAATACTTTATTTTGCTTGAAACAAGTGTATAATTCGATAAAAAGTGATTGTGCATCCACTACCCGTTCTCTCATTTGTTGTGGTCCTCATCACCCATATCCAGTGCCAATACATGCCATGGGTTTCAAGTTGCTCAGTGTACTTGATGCTCATCAAGTCCGATTTTACCATTTCCCAATTGCAATTTTGAAACTAGTTTATCTGCGGTACCTTGCCTTATGTTGCAACGGGGAGTTCCCTCCTGCCATATCCAACCTTTTTCACCTGAAATTCTTGATTATTGAACGTCATATGCGCATTAAAAAGTGTGGAGTTCAGTCATATATGCCTGTGCAAATTTGGGACATGCAAGAACTAGAGCATCTTGTGATACCAGGAAGGGACCTACCAACTCCTAATACTGATGATGCTACCTTGAACAAACTGCTCTTTCTTGGTGGTGTGAGTGCAAACAGTTGTACAAGGGAAGTTCTCGAAAGAATTCCTAATTTAAAGAGATTAGTGATTTATGTGGAGTTGAAGccttatgatgatgatgatgaaaccAACCCATTGAGCGGCTTGAGTTATATATCACAGCTCCAGAATTTGATCACACTTGGTTATGTGATCCTGAATCCCGAGATAAAACATGTGTTTAATACTATTCCTCTTTCAATGTTTCCATCAACTCTCACAACTTTACACTTGAAAGGGTTGGGGTATCCTTGGAAGTACATGAATGACATTGGTTTGCGGCTGCCGAATCTCATGAAACTCGTGTTACAAAGTTATGCCTTTCGAGGCCCAGAGTGGGAAATAGAATCAAGGAGTTTCTTGAAACTTAGAGAGCTTCAAATCGAAGACACCGATTTGGTGCAATGGAGACCTCAACGTGGAAGCTTCCCAGAGCTTGCTTTTGTAATCATGAAGCATTGCTACAAATTACAGCAACTCAATTGGTCGTTTGATCATTCTCAGATCAAAAGTATTGGATTAGATGACTGCAATCCTTTAGCTGTCGCTTGTGCCATTCAATTACAAGACAAGTTTTCATTTGAACTTGCCGTGGAATCTTCTTTTTGA